The region GAACCAGCGACGGCAACCCTGGGCGTGCATCCAGCGTTCCTGATGCAGACCTTTTGTATTGGTCTTCATGAACAGGAAGTCGGCCCATTCCTTGTCATCCAGAGCTTCCGGGTCTTCCGGACGCGCGATGTGCGCCTCGTGACCATAGCGAAACTCGATTTCATCACGTTCCCCACACCAGGGGCATTTGATCAACAACATCGTTCAGCCCTCCTTAGTGAGCAACACCGGCAGCGCCGTGTTCGTCGATGAGGTAACCGGTTTCAAACCGGTCCAGTGTGAAGCCCTTGTTCAGCTCATGCGGCTCATCATTGGCAATCGTGTGGGCATAGACCCAGCCGGAACCCGGGATAGCCTTGAAGCCACCGGTACCCCAGCCGCCATTGATGTAGAGACCCTGAACCGGAAGCTTGGAAATGATGGCAGTCGCATCCGGGCAGGTATCAACAATACCGCCCCACGTCCGCATCATCTTCAGGCGTGAGAAGATCGGGAACATCTCAACAAGCGCGTTGATCTGGTGCTCAATGATGTGGAAGGAGCCACGCTGACCATAGGAGTTGAATGCATCGATACCGGCACCGATAACGAGCTCACCCTTGTCGGACTGGCTCACATAGACGTGCACGGCATTGGACATGACAACACATGGATGAACAGGCTTGATCGGCTCAGACACAAGTGCCTGAAGCGGGTGGCTCTCGACCGGCAGACGAATGCCAGCCATGTCAGCCAGAACAGACGAGTGACCAGCCACACAGATCGCAACCTTCTTGGCCTTGATCGTGCCCTTTGTGGTCTCAACGCCGGTAACCTTGCCGCCATCACGCAGGATATTGGTGACTTCACATCCCTGGATGATATCCACGCCGCGCTGGTCAGCACCACGGGCATAGCCCCACGCAACCGCATCGTGACGGCCAACACCACCGCGCCGCTGCAGGGTCGCACCCATAATCGGGTAACGCAGATCCTTGGACGTGTTGATGATCGGGCAGAATTCCTTGACCTGATCGGCATTCAGCCATTCGGCATCAATACCATTCAGGTTGTTGGCATTCACACGACGAACCGAGTCACGAACATCCTGAAGCGTATGCGCCAGGTTCATCACGCCGCGCTGGCTAAGCATGATGTTGTAGTTCAGGTCCCGGGACAGGCCTTCATAAAGCTGCAGGCTCTTCTCATAGAGATGAGCACTTTCATCCCAGAGATAGTTCGAGCGGATAATGGTGGTGTTACGGCCGGTATTACCGCCGCCAAGCCAGCCCTTTTCCAGAACCGCCACATTGGTGATTCCGTGCTCTTTAGCCAGATAGTAAGCCGTTGCAAGGCCATGCCCGCCGCCACCGATGATGA is a window of Coralliovum pocilloporae DNA encoding:
- a CDS encoding sarcosine oxidase subunit delta; this encodes MLLIKCPWCGERDEIEFRYGHEAHIARPEDPEALDDKEWADFLFMKTNTKGLHQERWMHAQGCRRWFNAVRDTVSHEILAVYKIDDERPDLDALRAAKEKA
- a CDS encoding sarcosine oxidase subunit beta family protein, encoding MRYSIFSLARNALSYHENWPRQWRSPEPKSEYDVVIIGGGGHGLATAYYLAKEHGITNVAVLEKGWLGGGNTGRNTTIIRSNYLWDESAHLYEKSLQLYEGLSRDLNYNIMLSQRGVMNLAHTLQDVRDSVRRVNANNLNGIDAEWLNADQVKEFCPIINTSKDLRYPIMGATLQRRGGVGRHDAVAWGYARGADQRGVDIIQGCEVTNILRDGGKVTGVETTKGTIKAKKVAICVAGHSSVLADMAGIRLPVESHPLQALVSEPIKPVHPCVVMSNAVHVYVSQSDKGELVIGAGIDAFNSYGQRGSFHIIEHQINALVEMFPIFSRLKMMRTWGGIVDTCPDATAIISKLPVQGLYINGGWGTGGFKAIPGSGWVYAHTIANDEPHELNKGFTLDRFETGYLIDEHGAAGVAH